One window of Terriglobales bacterium genomic DNA carries:
- a CDS encoding alpha/beta hydrolase translates to MSRRALAYRLALALIAAYCLFSVAAGIVLAEYALHPGHRPLHFEREARQIAREMGARLEDVSLTAPDGTTLAAWHATPARWNGSAVILLHGVSDNREGVGGFARLFLEHGYSVLLPDVRAHGLSGGALAGYGLREAGDVHAWTDWLYARRQPVCVFGFGESMGAGIIVQAVRAEPRLCGVVAESPFGDFREAAYDKVAAYLHIHPALAKLIFAPAVEIGLRYARSKYDVDMVQASPARAVQQARVPVLLIHGTLDHSLRPRQSELIRAANPRLVTLWEVQGAGHCGASAIAPEQFRTRVLDFYAAHLPAKTLL, encoded by the coding sequence ATGAGCCGCCGCGCGCTCGCATACCGCCTTGCGCTCGCACTGATCGCAGCCTACTGCCTGTTCTCCGTCGCCGCCGGCATCGTGCTGGCGGAGTACGCGCTGCACCCCGGGCACCGTCCGCTGCACTTCGAGCGTGAAGCCCGCCAGATCGCCCGTGAGATGGGCGCGCGGCTGGAGGACGTCTCCCTCACCGCGCCCGACGGCACGACGCTCGCCGCCTGGCACGCCACCCCCGCGCGCTGGAACGGCTCGGCGGTCATCCTGCTGCACGGCGTGAGCGACAACCGCGAAGGCGTCGGCGGCTTCGCGCGGCTTTTCCTCGAGCACGGCTACAGCGTGCTGCTTCCGGATGTCCGCGCCCACGGCCTGAGCGGCGGCGCGCTCGCCGGCTACGGCCTCCGCGAGGCCGGCGACGTCCATGCCTGGACCGACTGGCTTTACGCGCGCCGGCAACCCGTCTGCGTCTTCGGTTTTGGCGAGTCGATGGGCGCCGGCATCATCGTGCAGGCCGTGCGCGCCGAGCCGCGCCTCTGCGGCGTGGTCGCCGAGTCACCCTTCGGCGACTTCCGCGAGGCCGCCTACGACAAGGTCGCGGCCTACCTGCACATCCACCCCGCGCTCGCCAAGCTCATCTTCGCGCCCGCCGTCGAGATCGGGCTGCGCTACGCGCGCTCGAAATACGACGTCGACATGGTGCAGGCCTCGCCCGCCCGGGCCGTCCAGCAAGCCCGCGTCCCTGTCCTGCTCATCCACGGGACGCTCGATCACTCGCTGCGCCCGCGCCAGTCGGAGCTCATCCGGGCCGCGAACCCGCGCCTCGTGACACTCTGGGAGGTCCAGGGCGCCGGCCACTGCGGCGCCTCCGCCATCGCGCCAGAACAGTTCCGCACCCGCGTCCTCGACTTCTATGCGGCGCACCTTCCCGCAAAAACTC